In Kitasatospora sp. NBC_00240, the following are encoded in one genomic region:
- a CDS encoding ATP-binding cassette domain-containing protein, with the protein MTGADGVEPEVVIENVTFACEAGTWTALAGPAASGRTCVLRCAAGLDPLTTGEVRLAEGLRLAHVGLRPLTEQLAAVGTLASVLGRLPTEAAEQLREALHRLGLWEELDTPVLDLTEGRQRAAAVAVAIADGPDVLLADDLTGGLPPAAAAAVLDLLRDLVDRQGLCVLASAADLASLERADVVVLLAEGRVVETRVMP; encoded by the coding sequence TTGACCGGAGCCGATGGCGTCGAGCCCGAAGTCGTCATCGAGAATGTGACGTTCGCCTGCGAGGCCGGCACCTGGACGGCGCTGGCCGGGCCGGCCGCCTCGGGCCGGACCTGTGTCCTGCGGTGCGCCGCGGGGCTGGATCCGCTGACGACGGGCGAGGTCCGGCTGGCCGAGGGCCTGCGGCTCGCGCATGTCGGGCTCCGGCCGCTGACGGAGCAGCTGGCGGCGGTCGGCACGCTCGCCTCGGTGCTCGGCCGGCTGCCGACCGAGGCGGCCGAACAGCTGCGCGAGGCCCTGCATCGGCTCGGCCTGTGGGAGGAACTGGACACCCCGGTACTCGACCTGACGGAGGGTCGGCAGCGCGCGGCCGCCGTCGCGGTCGCGATCGCCGACGGCCCCGACGTGCTGCTCGCCGACGACCTCACCGGCGGACTTCCGCCCGCCGCCGCGGCGGCCGTCCTGGACCTGCTGCGCGATCTGGTGGACCGGCAGGGGCTCTGCGTCCTGGCCTCGGCGGCCGATCTGGCCTCGCTGGAGCGGGCCGACGTGGTGGTGCTGCTGGCCGAGGGCCGCGTGGTCGAGACCCGGGTCATGCCCTGA
- a CDS encoding MFS transporter: MTTPLLSNRNYRILWSGMFLSEMAAEIAYIAFPLLLLAHGGSAAAVSGAAAVLAGARALVSLPAGALADRTDRKRVMVVAQGVRTVAMLGVAGAVLLGRCPLWLVLLVAAVEGAAAGIFVPAENAALPQVVPESLLPQALARNAARPFAALLIGPALAGFTFGLHEVLPFTLNTSVLAVSFVALAALQLPSIAAGPGGGEESAAAGAPRAGGFGQLLRMRTIRATMAWIVGVNLAFHTLVVLVLIVSGEDHVAPGQMGLMMTCFGAGGLIGALVAERLHAAALSPAVLVIGSTWVFAAVAGAMAYAPRGVPLGILLGVAAMAMPVANTTVITCQLSAVPDGLRGRLSGLVGLGAELAATAGPVVAGVLATGTRSGAASILGAAALLVVVAAGATLSPTLRRLALPHLSAAPQPAHS; encoded by the coding sequence ATGACCACTCCCCTGCTGAGCAACCGCAACTACCGCATCCTCTGGTCCGGCATGTTCCTGTCCGAGATGGCCGCCGAGATCGCGTACATCGCCTTCCCCCTGCTCCTGCTCGCCCACGGGGGCTCGGCGGCCGCGGTCTCCGGCGCCGCCGCGGTGCTCGCCGGTGCCCGGGCCCTGGTCAGCCTGCCCGCCGGGGCGCTGGCCGACCGGACGGACCGCAAGCGGGTGATGGTGGTGGCCCAGGGCGTCCGTACGGTGGCGATGCTCGGCGTCGCCGGCGCCGTCCTGCTGGGCCGCTGCCCGCTGTGGCTGGTCCTGCTGGTGGCGGCGGTCGAGGGCGCGGCCGCCGGCATCTTCGTACCGGCCGAGAACGCGGCCCTGCCCCAGGTCGTGCCGGAGAGCCTGCTGCCGCAGGCGTTGGCGCGCAACGCGGCCCGGCCGTTCGCCGCGCTGCTGATCGGTCCGGCGCTGGCCGGCTTCACGTTCGGGCTGCACGAGGTGCTGCCGTTCACGCTGAACACGTCGGTGCTGGCGGTGTCGTTCGTGGCGCTGGCGGCGCTGCAGCTGCCGAGCATCGCCGCCGGGCCCGGCGGCGGCGAGGAGAGCGCGGCTGCCGGCGCACCGCGGGCCGGCGGGTTCGGGCAGCTGCTGCGGATGCGGACCATCCGGGCGACGATGGCCTGGATCGTCGGCGTGAACCTCGCCTTCCACACCTTGGTGGTGCTCGTCCTGATCGTGTCGGGCGAGGACCACGTCGCGCCCGGCCAGATGGGCCTGATGATGACCTGCTTCGGCGCGGGCGGCCTGATCGGCGCCCTGGTCGCCGAGCGTCTGCACGCGGCGGCGCTGTCGCCGGCGGTGCTGGTCATCGGCTCGACCTGGGTCTTCGCCGCCGTCGCCGGTGCCATGGCGTACGCCCCGCGCGGCGTGCCGCTCGGAATCCTGCTGGGCGTGGCGGCGATGGCCATGCCGGTCGCCAACACGACCGTGATCACCTGCCAGCTGTCGGCCGTGCCCGACGGCCTGCGCGGACGCCTGTCCGGCCTGGTCGGCCTCGGCGCCGAACTGGCGGCCACGGCCGGTCCCGTCGTCGCCGGCGTGCTGGCCACCGGCACCCGGAGCGGCGCCGCCAGCATTCTCGGCGCGGCCGCGCTGCTGGTGGTGGTCGCCGCCGGCGCCACCCTGAGCCCGACCCTGCGCCGCCTCGCGCTGCCCCACCTGTCGGCCGCACCACAGCCGGCCCACTCCTGA
- a CDS encoding response regulator transcription factor has protein sequence MRIVIAEDNVLLATGLELLLTSYGHEVAEVATDAEGFLAAVERHRPAVTLVDVRLPPRFRDEGIRAAIEARRVRPGLPVLVLSQYVEQTYASELLSDSGGGVGYLLKDRISRVDEFLEALGRVAAGGTALDPDVVSQLLARRTRPLSTLTRREREVLALMAEGHDNATLATKLSISDNAVHKHIGNIFAKFELTETDAGHRRVRAVLTYLDAS, from the coding sequence GTGCGGATAGTCATCGCGGAGGACAACGTCCTGCTCGCCACCGGCCTGGAGCTGCTGCTCACCAGTTACGGCCACGAGGTGGCCGAGGTCGCCACCGACGCCGAGGGGTTCCTGGCCGCGGTCGAGCGGCACCGCCCGGCCGTCACCCTCGTCGACGTGCGGCTGCCGCCGCGGTTCCGGGACGAAGGGATCCGGGCCGCGATCGAGGCCCGGCGGGTCCGTCCCGGGCTGCCGGTCCTGGTCCTGTCCCAGTACGTGGAGCAGACGTACGCGTCCGAGCTGCTCTCCGACAGCGGGGGCGGCGTCGGCTACCTGCTGAAGGACCGCATCAGCCGGGTCGACGAATTCCTGGAGGCGCTCGGCCGGGTGGCCGCCGGCGGCACGGCGCTCGACCCCGACGTGGTGAGCCAGTTGCTCGCCAGGCGGACCCGGCCGCTGTCCACCCTCACCCGACGGGAGCGGGAGGTCCTGGCGCTCATGGCGGAGGGGCACGACAACGCCACGCTGGCCACCAAGTTGTCCATCAGCGACAACGCCGTGCACAAGCACATCGGCAACATCTTCGCGAAGTTCGAGCTCACCGAGACC
- a CDS encoding protein phosphatase 2C domain-containing protein, with translation MTGSRDAVEVTVTAMTHRGAVRDGNEDAFVIGGLTAAGVDTLDPVVVRLLVEEPAVVAVADGLGGHNAGEIAAALTVRRLAEHARDAGVDELLREINAELYALAEADPGCAGAGTTTVGLWLTPRRMSWFNVGDSRLYREDGGRLGQVSVDDSPVAGRGGPGRTPEVTNLVLQTLGGAQRFEPVHPHTGTERYVPGSRWLICSDGLSDLVDVAAMELILAENAGDDVRAVKALWVAAMNAGGRDNITALLVRC, from the coding sequence GTGACCGGCTCCCGGGACGCGGTCGAGGTGACCGTCACCGCGATGACCCACCGCGGCGCCGTCCGCGACGGCAACGAGGACGCGTTCGTCATCGGTGGTCTGACCGCGGCGGGGGTGGACACCCTCGATCCTGTCGTGGTGCGCCTGCTGGTCGAGGAACCGGCCGTCGTCGCCGTCGCCGACGGACTCGGCGGCCACAACGCCGGCGAGATCGCCGCGGCCCTCACCGTCCGCAGGCTGGCGGAGCACGCCCGGGACGCCGGCGTCGACGAGCTGCTCCGGGAGATCAACGCCGAACTGTACGCGCTGGCCGAGGCGGACCCCGGCTGCGCCGGCGCGGGAACCACGACGGTGGGGCTGTGGCTGACCCCGCGCCGGATGTCCTGGTTCAACGTGGGCGACTCCCGGCTCTACCGCGAGGACGGCGGCCGGCTGGGACAGGTGTCGGTGGACGACTCGCCCGTGGCCGGCCGGGGCGGGCCGGGACGAACGCCCGAGGTGACGAACCTCGTCCTGCAGACCCTCGGCGGCGCCCAGCGCTTCGAGCCCGTCCACCCGCACACCGGCACCGAGCGGTACGTCCCGGGCAGCCGGTGGCTGATCTGCAGTGACGGGCTGTCGGACCTGGTGGACGTGGCCGCGATGGAACTGATCCTCGCCGAGAACGCCGGCGACGACGTCCGGGCGGTGAAGGCCCTGTGGGTCGCCGCCATGAACGCCGGCGGCCGGGACAACATCACCGCCCTGCTGGTGCGCTGCTGA
- a CDS encoding glycosyltransferase family 39 protein codes for MPWRPVSLTAAAMTVCLLVLATRHGYHIDELYTRVASSHLAWGYIDQPPLVALVAKVEIAIFGDNLFGFRVVPALLASVAVLLAPLIARELGANSRAQVLAGLMAFASGLVMYTGHIMGTNNWDELSWITATWLLIRMVRTGDTRLWWAIGVVVGVGLTAKYLLVLLLLCLGAGLLAFGPRAVFRTWRFPAAVGVAAVIASPVLIWQVTHGMPQLEMSAALSKALESLSRSTFIPMQLLLIGFFLNPVWIAGLVALLRRPEWRAYRFVGWSYPLMVVVLLVIGGQGAYTTALQYVLLAAGAVVVDRWARSVPRLSVIGALTGLNALSCAILLLPVLPIGTYANTPVLKDLAIVQFDQVGWPEMTRQVGAVYQSLPPEEQAHTVIYGNHYGQAGAIDKWGPTYGLPKAYSGHNSYADFGRPGEDKTTVITIGADPKQFGQLFRSCEERGEYSNDLPVSDDGQKLMVCRGPLKPWSQLWEQLRWIGFQCPYTAEAITADSIKGCD; via the coding sequence GTGCCATGGCGGCCGGTCTCGCTCACCGCGGCCGCGATGACGGTGTGCCTGCTGGTGCTGGCCACCCGGCACGGATACCACATAGACGAGCTCTACACCCGGGTGGCGAGCAGCCACCTCGCGTGGGGCTACATCGACCAGCCACCGCTCGTCGCGCTCGTCGCCAAGGTCGAGATCGCGATCTTCGGGGACAACCTCTTCGGCTTCCGCGTGGTGCCGGCGCTGCTGGCCTCCGTCGCGGTGCTGCTCGCCCCGCTGATCGCCCGGGAGCTGGGCGCCAACTCCCGGGCGCAGGTGCTCGCGGGGTTGATGGCGTTCGCCTCGGGCCTGGTCATGTACACCGGCCACATCATGGGCACCAACAACTGGGACGAGCTGTCCTGGATCACGGCGACCTGGCTGCTGATCCGGATGGTGCGCACCGGCGACACCCGCCTGTGGTGGGCGATCGGCGTGGTGGTCGGCGTCGGCCTCACCGCGAAGTACCTGCTGGTTCTCCTGCTCCTCTGCCTGGGGGCCGGTCTGCTCGCCTTCGGACCGCGGGCGGTGTTCCGGACCTGGCGCTTCCCGGCCGCGGTCGGCGTGGCCGCGGTGATCGCCTCACCGGTGCTGATCTGGCAGGTGACGCACGGGATGCCGCAGCTGGAGATGAGCGCCGCGCTGTCCAAGGCGCTGGAGAGCCTGTCCCGCAGCACCTTCATCCCGATGCAGCTCCTGCTCATCGGCTTCTTCCTGAACCCGGTGTGGATCGCGGGGCTGGTCGCGCTGCTGCGCCGGCCCGAGTGGCGCGCCTACCGGTTCGTCGGCTGGTCGTACCCGCTGATGGTGGTCGTGCTGCTGGTCATCGGCGGGCAGGGTGCCTACACGACCGCGCTGCAGTACGTCCTGCTCGCCGCCGGAGCCGTGGTCGTCGACCGGTGGGCGCGCAGCGTCCCGCGGCTGTCGGTGATCGGCGCACTGACCGGGCTCAACGCGCTGAGCTGCGCGATCCTGCTGCTGCCGGTGCTCCCGATCGGCACGTACGCGAACACGCCCGTCCTCAAGGACCTGGCCATCGTCCAGTTCGACCAGGTCGGCTGGCCCGAGATGACCCGGCAGGTGGGCGCCGTCTACCAGTCGCTGCCGCCGGAGGAGCAGGCGCACACCGTCATCTACGGCAACCACTACGGTCAGGCCGGAGCGATCGACAAGTGGGGGCCGACGTACGGGCTGCCGAAGGCGTACAGCGGCCACAACTCGTACGCCGACTTCGGCCGGCCCGGCGAGGACAAGACGACCGTGATCACCATCGGCGCCGACCCCAAGCAGTTCGGCCAGCTCTTCCGGTCCTGCGAGGAGCGCGGCGAGTACAGCAACGACCTGCCGGTCTCCGACGACGGCCAGAAGCTCATGGTGTGCCGTGGACCGCTGAAGCCCTGGTCGCAACTGTGGGAGCAGCTGCGCTGGATCGGCTTCCAGTGCCCTTACACCGCCGAGGCGATCACGGCCGACAGCATCAAGGGATGCGACTGA
- a CDS encoding ArsR family transcriptional regulator: MSEAVFALHRFGRDRARGGVGWHRLVRERLGDDLPAVDKVVSEYRVVPDLLWLLGRDGADTASVPSAVRARARRLAQVVLLFCCAGILPYWSRMQARLEVERDVRGRMAITNGIEFLLAGLHPKVTWESPELHIASDLDLDIKLDGRGLILSPSLFLPAKTCVFVPSERQSGVPALVFSVPLDLNDLESAPEESEVEGDRALSALVGATRAAALRALSESGTTGDLSGRLGISLSGASKQATVLREAGLITTLRNRTTAMHTLTPLGLALLQRELPAEVADILGSPGSTRAGEGRGGAGPRSLRA; the protein is encoded by the coding sequence ATGTCCGAAGCGGTCTTCGCGCTCCACCGCTTCGGGCGCGACCGGGCTCGCGGTGGCGTCGGTTGGCACAGGTTGGTACGTGAGCGTCTCGGCGACGATCTGCCCGCGGTGGACAAGGTCGTGTCCGAGTACCGGGTGGTTCCCGACCTCCTGTGGCTGCTGGGGCGGGACGGCGCCGACACGGCCTCGGTGCCCTCGGCCGTGCGCGCCCGGGCCCGAAGACTCGCCCAGGTGGTCCTGCTGTTCTGCTGCGCGGGCATCCTGCCCTACTGGTCGCGGATGCAGGCCCGGCTGGAGGTCGAGCGTGACGTGCGCGGGCGGATGGCCATCACCAACGGCATCGAGTTCCTGCTCGCCGGCCTGCACCCCAAGGTGACGTGGGAGTCCCCGGAGCTGCACATCGCCTCCGACCTCGACCTCGACATCAAGCTCGACGGGCGCGGCCTGATCCTGAGCCCCTCGCTCTTCCTCCCCGCGAAGACCTGCGTGTTCGTCCCCTCCGAGCGGCAGTCCGGCGTGCCCGCCCTCGTCTTCTCCGTGCCCCTGGACCTCAACGATCTGGAGTCGGCTCCCGAGGAGTCCGAGGTCGAGGGCGACCGGGCGCTGTCCGCGCTCGTCGGGGCCACCCGTGCGGCCGCCCTGCGCGCGCTGTCCGAGAGCGGCACCACCGGCGATCTGTCCGGCCGGCTCGGCATCTCCCTCTCCGGCGCGAGCAAGCAGGCCACCGTGCTGCGCGAGGCGGGTCTGATCACCACCTTGCGCAACCGCACCACCGCCATGCACACCCTGACCCCGCTCGGCCTGGCGCTCCTGCAGCGGGAGTTGCCCGCCGAGGTCGCCGACATCCTGGGCAGCCCCGGCAGCACTCGCGCGGGCGAGGGGCGGGGCGGGGCGGGGCCCCGCAGCCTCAGGGCATGA
- the gntD gene encoding guanitoxin biosynthesis L-enduracididine beta-hydroxylase GntD, with product MLKLQLRDEDIVAIEKITTEVAGRFSSIEDPALHRAAQVHAHELPRELRTALVDFKLTEPSGVLVVSGLPVDDAALGPTPPDWRDKAAPDATLRLDIPFLLISCLLGEPIGWATQQDGRVMHDIFPIRAHEHGQIGWGSAETLSWHTEDAFHPLRTDYLGLMCLRNPDDVETTFADIADVRLDDATRAALAQERFKILPDDSHRPQNQVAGGPEDPEVAELKRRSAERVDGALASPEPVAVLFGSPKDPYLRLDPYYMQGVQGEDEQRALDVIGQALDAAMGGVSLAPGDIVFIDNYRVVHGRKPFQARFDGTDRWLRRLNITRDLRKSRHTRLSAESRVVY from the coding sequence ATGCTGAAGCTGCAGTTGCGCGACGAGGACATCGTCGCGATCGAGAAGATCACCACGGAGGTCGCGGGGCGCTTCTCGTCCATCGAGGATCCCGCCCTGCACCGGGCCGCCCAGGTCCACGCACACGAATTGCCCCGCGAACTGCGGACGGCGCTGGTCGACTTCAAGCTGACCGAGCCGTCGGGCGTCCTGGTGGTGTCCGGACTGCCGGTCGACGACGCGGCGCTCGGGCCGACCCCGCCGGACTGGCGCGACAAGGCCGCGCCCGACGCGACGCTGCGCCTCGACATCCCGTTCCTGCTCATCAGCTGCCTGCTCGGCGAGCCGATCGGCTGGGCCACCCAGCAGGACGGGCGGGTCATGCACGACATCTTCCCGATCCGTGCCCACGAGCACGGCCAGATCGGCTGGGGAAGCGCGGAGACGCTCTCCTGGCACACCGAGGACGCCTTCCACCCCCTGCGCACCGACTACCTGGGCCTGATGTGCCTGCGCAACCCCGACGACGTGGAGACCACCTTCGCCGACATCGCCGACGTGCGGCTCGACGACGCGACGCGCGCGGCCCTGGCCCAGGAGCGTTTCAAGATCCTGCCGGACGACTCGCACCGTCCGCAGAACCAGGTCGCGGGCGGCCCGGAGGATCCCGAGGTGGCCGAGCTCAAGAGGCGCAGCGCCGAGCGGGTGGACGGCGCCCTGGCGTCCCCCGAGCCGGTCGCGGTTCTCTTCGGCTCGCCGAAGGATCCGTACCTGCGGCTGGACCCGTACTACATGCAGGGGGTGCAGGGTGAGGACGAGCAGCGGGCGCTGGATGTGATCGGCCAGGCCCTGGACGCGGCGATGGGCGGCGTTTCCCTGGCTCCCGGCGATATTGTTTTCATCGACAATTATCGTGTTGTTCACGGCCGTAAGCCTTTTCAGGCACGTTTCGACGGAACGGACCGCTGGCTGCGCCGCCTGAATATCACCCGCGATCTGCGAAAGTCCCGCCACACCCGCCTGTCGGCGGAGTCGCGGGTCGTCTACTGA
- a CDS encoding sensor histidine kinase, with translation MRTTTRCAPPVRVWVSPLRATVYLLGELGTAAMSLLSILLLCHPSMRQAWAEWHRQRAGRLLGRPVRTQSIALPRLLYWLGLHVTLGLTGGLATLLCLGNALLVVVTLPLSWAFPDQGGPTTVLDVPVAGWHDVFAGPSLGTIVFTAGCLALPPLATGYARLTLAALSSSRAQRLADRVATLTRTRSDALEAHGAELRRIERDLHDGTQARLVAVAMRLAVARRCLDHDPATVARMLHEATDVTEEAMVELREVLRGIYPPILADRGLQGALRTVAARGGVPVSLDIGELHRIPAAIEAVAYFVVTEALTNVAKHSRATEAGLRVWHAEDVLTVVVTDNGVGGARENGGSGLAGLRGRAQALDGYVTVVSPAGGPTTITVELPCG, from the coding sequence GTGCGCACCACAACCCGGTGTGCTCCGCCGGTCCGTGTCTGGGTGTCGCCGCTGCGGGCCACGGTCTACCTCCTCGGGGAGCTCGGCACCGCGGCCATGAGCCTCCTGTCGATCCTGCTGCTCTGCCACCCGAGTATGCGTCAGGCCTGGGCCGAGTGGCACCGGCAGCGGGCCGGTCGCCTGCTGGGGCGCCCGGTCCGCACGCAGAGCATCGCCCTGCCCCGGCTTCTGTACTGGCTCGGCCTGCACGTCACGCTCGGCCTCACCGGTGGGCTCGCCACGCTCCTCTGCCTCGGCAACGCGCTGCTGGTCGTGGTGACGCTGCCGCTGTCGTGGGCGTTCCCGGACCAGGGCGGCCCGACGACGGTGCTGGACGTCCCGGTCGCCGGCTGGCACGACGTGTTCGCCGGCCCGTCGCTGGGGACGATCGTGTTCACCGCCGGCTGCCTGGCGCTGCCGCCGCTCGCCACGGGCTACGCCCGGCTGACCCTCGCCGCGCTCTCCTCGTCGCGTGCCCAGCGACTCGCCGATCGCGTGGCCACGCTCACCCGCACCCGCAGTGACGCGCTGGAGGCGCACGGCGCCGAGCTGCGGCGGATCGAGCGGGACCTGCACGACGGCACCCAGGCACGGTTGGTGGCCGTGGCCATGCGGCTCGCGGTGGCCCGGCGGTGCCTCGACCACGACCCGGCCACCGTCGCCCGGATGCTCCACGAGGCGACCGACGTCACCGAGGAGGCGATGGTGGAGCTCCGCGAGGTGCTCCGCGGCATCTACCCGCCCATCCTCGCCGACCGCGGGCTGCAGGGGGCCCTGCGCACCGTCGCCGCCCGGGGCGGCGTGCCGGTCTCGCTCGACATCGGCGAGCTGCACCGGATCCCGGCGGCCATCGAGGCGGTCGCCTACTTCGTGGTCACCGAGGCGCTGACGAACGTGGCCAAGCACAGCCGGGCCACCGAGGCGGGGCTGAGGGTGTGGCACGCCGAGGACGTGCTCACCGTCGTGGTCACCGACAACGGCGTGGGCGGCGCGCGGGAGAACGGCGGCAGCGGGCTGGCCGGTCTCCGGGGCCGCGCGCAGGCTCTCGACGGCTACGTCACGGTCGTCAGCCCGGCGGGCGGCCCCACCACCATCACCGTGGAGCTGCCGTGCGGATAG